A region from the Rhinoderma darwinii isolate aRhiDar2 chromosome 2, aRhiDar2.hap1, whole genome shotgun sequence genome encodes:
- the LOC142741765 gene encoding uncharacterized protein LOC142741765, giving the protein MLYSDLRQHPDKFLSYCRMSVQSFDRLLADLRPGLIFQDTTMRRCISPEERLIVTLRFLATGNSFASLHFQFLLGCSTISKIVKLTCEVIWQQLRAAVMPKPKPEDWIRIADGFFQSAQFPNCVGALDGKHIRVKKPAHSGSQYFNYKQFFSEWKWT; this is encoded by the exons atgctgtactcagacctgcggcagcacccggacaagttcctcagctactgccgtatgtccgttcAAAGTTTTGATcgtctgctggcggaccttcgtcctggactgatcttccaggacaccaccatgagacgttgcatttctccagaggaacgcctgatcgtcactctgag atttcttgctaccggcaactcctttgcctccctacatttccagtttctgctggggtgctccactatttccaagattgtcaagcttacctgcgaagtcatctggcagcaacttcgagcagcagttatgccaaagcccaagccagaggactggattcggattgccgatggcttcttccaatcagcacagtttcccaactgtgttggtgcgctggatggtaagcacatccgcgtaaaaaagcctgctcactcagggtctcaatattttaattataagcagtttttctcg gagtggaagtggacctag